The DNA window GAACCCCACTGCTTACATATAAACCAGCCTCCCACCATTTTCTTTGTATCTTTTATCTACTCTACACCTAAACTGAATCACCAGATAACTCGTACCTGCCCCTCCCCTCCAAGGATCGCACCAGATGTCGAACATGGGCTCTGTTGCACCCAACATATGATCCCAAACAAAATTTCTCAGAGGCGCGTGCTGAGTTGCAAACCAAGACTAACAATGCAGTTGCTTTCAGAGTTGGAGAGCCAAATCAGGCTGCTGAGAATCTACAAGAACACCTGAAGATGGCCTTCCTGGTGACCCCGATGATTGGAAACCAATGTTCAAGTCGGGAGGAAGGGATTCCTGCTTCTGTCTTGAATGCATTTGCGGGTTCACATTGTGCCATGAAGACTGCAGCTGTAACCGAGATAAGTCAGCAGGAAACATCATTCGCTGGTTCTGAAACTGTATTTGGTTCCCTACTAGCATTGGTACTGGCCCTTGTGGTACAAACGCGTGCATTGGAGCGCTGTTCTTGTCTGGCCGAACTTGCATTCCTGAAGAAGGAAATTCTCCACGGATCTGTGACTGGATATTACGAGAAGGGTTGTAGACTGGATCACCATACATGTGGTTCTTGTTCGGGTTAGCATTTTCAGTAACTGGCCTTAGCCCTGCTGCCCCTACAGACATCCACACACGTGCAGCAGCCATAGCTGCATTATTTGGATCATTGCCGTTCCACCCGCTGCTACCCAAGGATGGTTGTGATGTTAAAACTTGAGGAGCATTGCCTGATGACTGATTACAGGATTTTTGTTGATTGTGATTGGCCAACATTCTCATCAACTGAACTGGGTCGCTGAGACCCTGACCCTGTTCGTGGGGATAATAGCTAGGTGGTTTTGTCGACTCACCGGACGAACTAATCACTGTATTACCATCAGCCTTATTACTGTTGACTCTTCCATTAGGCAATCCTCCAAAAGCAACACCATTATTATGATCAGGCTGTTTAGAAGATCCGGATTGCAAAAAATGCATGTTCTTTGGAGAGGAATCAACGAACCTAGAAGCTTCCACTTCCGACCTCCTAGGCAACTGCCTGCTGCCAACAGAACCGGTGGCAGCTCTACTTAGTGCACGTGGACTGTTTGACTGAACCTGCTTCTGAGCCTTCTTGTCAGATTCAAGCAGATTTCTGGATTGTGAATTTTGATTAACGTAGCTGAGATTATGAGAACCACTAGGTCTAATCCCAGGAGACAGAAAGAATGACTGCTTTGTCTCTGATATACTCCCTCTGATTGGTTGAGCCATGATGATAGGAGCCGGTGATCTGATTCCAGCGGGACCAAGAAATGACAGCTTTTGTTCGAAGAAAGGAATATTACCTGGGATTTCCTTGGAAGCATTCGAGATTAAAGGCACCTTGTTAAAGTTCCTAGGTTCGACAGCTGGCTGTACTTTCATGAAAAATGGTGGTTCCTTCACACTGCAGTTTTCCAGCATCAATACTGGAGTTGGAAGTGATTCATACTCCCCGACCCAACCCTGACCAAATTTGAATCCCTGAGGTAGTGCTTGTTCAATTCTTTTAGAAGCAACTTTCCAGGCAACAGATCCAAGAGTTGCAGCAAATCGAGACAGGCTTCTAGCATATGAATGATCAGAATAAAGCCCTACCTGGATAACCAAGAACAATACCAGTTAATGTAACAAAAACTTATATACTTGATgacaaaaagtgaaatataaacCCTTGAGCTTCATACAGGCATGAGATGCTTGGTTTCACCATCAAACGTTGAGAATATAGATCCTGAGCAGTTCATGGGCTGAGACAATGATATGTTATATGTCGCACGGCGATATTCATCTTGTGATATGTTATATGTCACATGGCAATTTTCCTCTAGTACAAATGTTGATCTCCTACCAAATCGAGATGGGAGGGCCCTTCCTATGAGAAGAAGATGAACAAGTAGTCAACAAATACAGCACGAAACAAGAAAACTTGCGCTGAAAATGGAAATCATAAGCTCAGGTTATCGGTTCTATTCCTTGGCTGCCCTTAATGACATGAAAAATGTGAAAGCAGTATAATTGCACATAAAGAGGGATCCATCAAAATACACTATCCATGCTGATAATGCAGCAGATAAACATTCGATTAGATTCAGGAGGTACCCGACAGCAAGTCTTCCTGTTTGTCCAAATTGTTGTCATTAAAGAAAGAACTTCCTTCAACAAGCCGATCTATACAACCAGCTTTCTCAGACACAACACTGGTAACATTCTGAATATCACCAGCTGTTGCAAGAGTAGCTCCTGATGAAAAATCAGAGCCAACAGGTTCTTTCCCTGTCCGGATCAAAGGCCTTTTGATTTGCTTTTTTGAAAGAGAGCCAGATTTTGATTTCTGCTCAGGTTTGTCATTGTGTTCAAAAGTAAGCCTTATCTTGTCAAATTTCCTTTTTGCCAACTCTTGGATGGTGCGTGCCTTTTCATACAAGTAGATATTACTTAACAGAAATAAAATGGTATAATGAGTTATCTTTGAAAGAGGCAATGCCGGCCTTTACCTGTTTGTGATATATGGTATCCGGTGCATTATACTGCATTGCATTTGAACAAATGAGGAAAACATCACTCTACAAAacggaaaaaatattttaagtcAGGCCACGAAAAAGGTTGCAAATTCGGAAACAACATTTATAATGAAGTTATATCAGAAAAATAACAATGACATTCTAGCAATGCTAACTACTAGGATAGCTGACAGAAAATGCAAGGAATTATCTTTCAAGCTGAAGATGCCGAGGAAGAAAATATAATACAAAGAAGTTTACTTGTTAGGATTTTATCTGCAAGTGAAAATAAATGACAGAAGCAGCAAGAAAACAGGCAGTTTCGAAAGTTGCCAGGATACAGAATCTCTCTATTTGAGACAATAAGCAGTAGCAGTGTAGCACAGCACTTAAAAGTTTTAGCAAACATATAATAAAAAAGACAGTTAACAAGAAACTTGATACTAGCAAAGTGTATCTTTTATCTAACTTCTCATCTTCAAATGACGATTGAGAAACAAATCATCCCTCACAAGGAAAGCGCACACTTTATAACAGATGCAGATAGGCTAAAGATATAACTGAGACATCAGAACTACTATATAGAGAAGCCAGAGAGCTGCAGTAGAGCCATAATAACTCTACCACTAAAAAGGCATGCGTGTGAAAGTAAGGGTGCGGATTTCAGCTTAACTAACAGAACACCTAACAAACAGTATGAAAATTCAGATCAACAATTAAATGATACGGATTCAAAGAAGCAGACAAAACAATATATGTTTGGCACAACCAAACATAATAAATGTTGATCAAACATTTCCAACAGAAGGCAAAAGGCAAAAAATAACACGGAGTTCTCCAGAAGAATAAATACAAACATGCCCCTTTTTGAAAACTGAAACAAATGGAGATTAAAAATAAGCAGACAACAGAAAGGGGCGGACAGATCTAACCTCAAATTGCTTGAAAGTTGCATATAATCCGTTTCGTAGATTGTTCCTCACAGTAGCGAAATCCATTGGATGATCTATCATGTCAAAGTAATCTGGAAGCTACACAATGAACCAACCTGATTTAGAATCTCAAGGAAGCACACTGCATTGCCAAAACACTCCTGAACAAAACCCCGGGCTTACCTCTTCCGGATCAACCGGTTCTGCATAAACACCATAAATATCTTTCCTGCACAAGAAATGGAAAAAGGAGAGGCATTAAACCATTATGCAATCCTTTTCCACCATCCAATTCATAAAGAAGTAGCAGCACACCTCTGCAACTTGTCCAAAATCAACTCCAATGTCTTCTCATCAGGCAGCGGCAGCTCACAAGGCGAGCCTGCACCATCCCaattcaacatttttttttacaatttcgAATAAGAAAGGTAGCTCGTGAGCCAAGGTGACCGAAAAACACACCTGGTTGTGAGTCTTCTTCTTTGAGTTGTGGCCTTGAGTCTCTAAcctgtgaagaagaaagaaaagccACCAATAAATAAACATAACTTAATAAATGCTACtcctatctatctatctatctatcccCACGAAAGTCGGCGTGCCTATCAGAAAACGAAGGCAGACAACATGCGTGACTAAGTGGGAACATGAGTGTGCGTACAACACAATACAATACATTCTGCCTAGAGATAGAGAGAGGagtgaggagagagaaagagggagtaTAGATCAGATTCTGTGGGGGTTAGATTTTTTGACAGTTGACCCGACCGTTACATATACATACATCAACACAAACACCATCCCAGACGCCTATACATACAGCAGAATCCCCTCCCTGCCCAATTAGAAAAATCTGAGCTGGATTCCCTCTACAATTAATAAATGCATCTATAAATTAATCCAATTCCGCTTCATTTGAATCCCCAATAACTTCGCCTACTCAAAAGTTGCCATATTTCGCCCCACTTCGCTTCCAGATCGAATCAATTATAAACTCATAATCACCTCTTCTTCGTCCTCATCATTATATTCATTTCTGTCATCCACATCCTCATCCATTTGTTCGCCGATTTTCCGCTTCTTCGACGGCTTCACGTCGGAGGAGCACGACGGCTGCTGCGTGCGGCGATTAGTCTGCTCCGGCTCGCCGCCACTCTGGAGCTTGAGCAGGTGCTTCAGGTTCTTCTCCCTCCGCCGCTGGTCCTCTTCGTCCTCGTCGAAGTAGTCGTCTAGGTCGAAGACGTACTTCACACTGCGGCGGCGGTGGCTCCGCCGCAGGTCGCGTTCCGTCTGCTTGGGATCTGCCTTCGCCGGTCtccctttcttctttttcttcacgACCTGCCCCATCTTTTCCGAGATTCCTTCAAGCTCCAGCTGTTTCTCTCTATAGAAAAAGACAATCAGGCACTCTCtatttctaaaattattttgttttacgGCCTTTCTTTCTCCTCCTTTATTATTTCGGTGTGGTTTTTGGTATTTTGGCTTTGGTGTCAGCTGTGtttctttttcaaaatattGGTGGTATCCGAACCAAGCTGGCTCGGAGCGATTGCCTAAAAATTGAAGGAGACGGCGTAAGTGGCTTGGAATGACGGCGTTATGGACTGCCCGTGATTTAATTAATGGTCCCTGACTTTACCCAGCCCGTAAATCTGTGGTCGATTAGCCACGCGCGCGTCCACACCGTCTCTCTAGTGCGTCGTTGGTACTCGCGCTTGTCCAGTCACTGTCGGTGGGCCCCACATTATTGATTACTCACCCTAGAATTAGTGTCTGTTCCCCTGCTCTTGTCACGTTATAAATGTTGTTTGTTTTAACAATAATCCTACGCGGCCACGTTATGgtcagccataaattaattaaataataaaaaaattgaattttttttaaatttttaatttaatactatttgattttacttttatatcatctttatTATATGTTGCTCTACATGTTAGtattgctctttcgtagtttttgctcaacttattactactgtcatttcttgattgttgctcaacgtatacagtaattcgttatattaatgtgttttacgtaatggaattcaaagataagtatcaactcacaagtccattcacacacatataagtttatatcggtaattctaattttttttatacatgtaaatggactaaattaactctttatggccggccacattatggccatttagcatcactcgtGTTTTAATTGAGACTAAAGGTCAAAAGcagtcctaaacatatgacgattttaCGAGTTTGGTTTagaatattatcttttgaattattgagTCCTTAACAAATGAAAACGGATCAAATTTAGTCCATTTTTAACGGAACCGTTTATTTTGAAAGTCAACGCCAATTAAATGGCATTTGACTTAGATtagtatttttaataaatatatttaatattttgttaatAATAATTCCAGCTCacctcattttcttcttctttcatcTCTTAGATCTGAAACCTCACATTCCAAATTGAAACAACCAGGAATTGGACGGTTGCAACATCACCGTCAACAAGGCTCAGCCTCGCGGCAGCGGTGGCGGAGGCGACGGTGGTTTACGTGGCCCTCGCCGTGATGGtggaggcggtggcggtggtggtggccgACGTGAGGACGGCGGTGGTTATGGCGGCGGCAACCGTGGCGGTTACGGAGGTGACCGTGGTAATGAAAGAAAAAGATGATCTGTGACTGGTTCCGTCGAATTGTTTATACGTTATAATCCATTTTTTGCAGATTCCAATTTGGCGGTGATATTTTTGACCTCTTGGCTCTTGTTTGAAGATTTTTATTCCGGATGAGATTATTTGATAATCTGTTTTCTGATGCTTGAAATTTGTTGTTCTATTATAGCAACAAGATCAGGAAACTCGAACTCTTGCTGGATAAGGCGGTGGCGCAGGGTGATGGAGCATTATTACTATTGGAGGGATACAGAGCAATCACTGCCGAGCCACTGCCTcggcaacgctgtctcttaaccGCAACGTTGTCTCTTAACCgcctcatctcttaactattcatgggtcccactgtactttcactccatctcttaactaagagacatcacctgcaaccctccatctcttatccgtctcttaaccatctcatcccttaactattcattcaatttcattttttatttttatttccaacaaattcaattaataaaaacacacttcattaaataacataaaattataacttaaaatcctaaaaaacatacataattaaattcgtggcaaaataaataaaaaaaagacataatttaaaatacaaatttatagaaattataaaaactactccgccggcgaatcatcccccgaaggcgttGGCGGTGCACCGAATGGAAggggaataccaagttgtcccgccagatacacaatgcTGACacgatgggcttgatattgggcgGGCGTCATCTGGGAAGTGTctgccatcgtggcggtgaagtacatggacattagggaggagGGCGTCCCTTGGGAACCCGTCTGCCTTGATTcgtctcggcccctcctccctctagccgccttggtcccttgcggccgacggcgcccacgagaggacccccctgcatcgtctgtcgtgccctcaacctcctgcgagccaacctcttgtgcggtgctgcctgaaccgcccccactagacgagtattggccacccgccgtgtgcttcgtgcgtttcgaggtcgagcccgtgctggactggacactgCCGACCCACCTTTcgacgtctttgacggcctcccaaacatcgacatgtttgaattctttgtcgttgtcgtcgaaatagactcgcaaagccgatctcagaatgtcggctccagtggctccgctttggtaatgagccgcttcattcttgtagatgccgcaaaattttttgacatctctgctgactcggtcaaaatgactttggagcatcttcaatgtgcggcggcggaaccccttcggcttaatctcgttgtagacCTCGGTGACCTTATCCCAAAatcacttccgggattgttgattctcgatgatgggatcgtacgagacgttgatccaggcgttgtacagagtcatcgtgtccttgcggctatacggatgacggcctacatcctcctcctcatcgaccgtctcctcctcttcttccacggcgtcgaatgccctggagcttccaccgcctcgtcctccttctggattgggttcatccggataatcctccctaatttgggataatccctgcgaatacctcggggcggagggacgagcgtatgcatccacatcaaaatggggtggttggtaccccgccggcgtcgaagagccttgggtgcccggtgtcgacgaaccggaacctgaaccacccaagacattttacatgccccccagtcgccaaacgcgttgatgtcaaacccgccggagcctccagagtttccgtcgccgaacattttgtgatgaaaattggataggaaatggagatggattggaaagaatagatgtgtgtttgtgtgtataatgaggatgaaacatgagtatttatatagtaaaaaaagaaggaaaaaatcggtcgaaaacggtaatattaccatttgatttttttatttttttaattattaaattcaatttttttttaaaaaataatttattgcgtcagtgtgacaaagcccactcgcgggccggcgagtgggcgtcacgcctagcgccagcgcgcgggcgcgccagccgtctcggtgggacgagAGTCTCGGCaagaccgggacgagacgggacgctgcaacgtgTCTGGCTGCcatctcgtctcggagggacgagatacgagACACCCGCGCGACGCCTTGCGGGTGCTCTTATCTATTTGTATAAGCAATTAAAGTTTCCCTCTAAAAACGAAAAGAGTACTATGCAGaaactactactccctccgtcccgctttaggagtcccggttgatcaATTTTAGGCGTCatgctttaggagtcccggttggaataaactaataaaaaatgcctATAAAGCAAGTAAAAAAGTGTTAAAAATGGGTCCTaacatccactacaacatttatttattacacactcaattaAAAATGGGTCCTAATATCCACtataacatttatttattacatacTCTAACACTTTCTTAAAATATGTGCCCAACTTAACCTAGAATCCTAAagcgggacgaagggagtacttatTAAGTAAAAATATACTAAAATATTGTACAGTTATACAAGTAACTGCATTGCAATAAATGAAGTTCACTTCCGATGAAATTTGAGTCCTGATGTTGCACTTGCACACTATCAATTAAGATAATACTACATTGATTGTAAATTTTTGTGATAGAATAACTAAGTGATACTATCTACCTATGAATCTATAATCTATAAATGGTGAGTTTTTTGGTTGCCACGTGGCATACTTTTGAGCGGGAAAACTATTAATTGGGTAAACAAAAAGACAAATGTTATTGGATAAAAATTGGTCCAATGAAATGGAGGAAAAATAGCTTCTCCAAGAAGTTTAAGGCCACCGCATCcatgtctcttatccgtcccttaaccgtctcatctcttcactattcatgggccccactgtacttttcaccacatctcttaactaagagacaacacctgcatccctttatctcttaaccgtctcttaaccatctcatcccttaactattcattcaatttcattttttatttttattttcaacaaattcaattaataaaaacacacttcgttaaatttgggagaagaataatgttttgagatgaagaatgtaagtgtttgagtgagaatagaaagttttttatggtggattaatttgtgggaatgatttgatatttatagaagtgattgagggcttaaaaaataccaaaaaaattaaaaatttctaaAAAACGACTATAAACGGTtagtatatttttgggatttttgttCTTCGAatttttcctaatttttttaaaaaggcaaaaaaaaaacattttcacgGAAAGTAaagacgcccactcgcgggccggcgagtgggcgtcacggacgaaccaaCGCTAGCCACGcggccaacgcgcgtggcgagccgtCTCGTGCGCTGCCTCTCCGCGCCGAGACACGGGACGAGCAGGGGACGGgatggggacgagacggagcccgcatcgctgtctcgatgcggtctcgtctcggagagacgagataGAGCCCGCATCGAGACGCGATGCAGGTGCACTAAGACATTTATATAGACACACCATTAATTGAATCTGCATTAATTGAAGCGGCGAGGCAGCACGGAGGAGTGGCGATGAAGTAGCGGTGGAGGAGCAACGCGACAGGGCGGAAGTAGCGGCGGCGAGGCAGGCTGGTGGGCGTGGCGGCGGCGAAAGGTGATTCCCGTCGATTGAGAGAGGGAAAAGAGGGTGAGGCGGAGAGGGGgcagggagggagagagaggcgGGTTTTGTATCATGTAGGGTTTgcaggagtattattttatataggagtatctATTGTTTAGGTTTAATTTGACtatttattgaattttaatatagtaaaactttaaaataatttttttataattaagtaattatatttatatattaatttccttttatttatataaaagttGGAATTATGCTAGAGAGGTTAATTTGTCTTCTATTTCGATTAAAACTAAATTTTATTCATTATTGCAATCTTTTTTCTCCGAATTACTTTACAAGCTAAACGACGAACACAAATATTCAATCTTTTCAATTTTCATCCTACGTTTACTCGattagaatatttaaaatattttaattagtcttcaatttaatattttaattaggcTCCAATtagttaaataatactactaagtttatataataaattatggaatttgatgaaattgtaaatattttaaatgaatCTAAACTTATAAAGTTAGTATAAATTCTTAAGAATAAAGTATTGAACTAAGATGTGACTATTTGTAATCCAAAATTTCTATCTTCGCTTCTCAAATAAGTTTTAAACTTCTATGATCTAATTTATTCATATGTTTAAATTACTTTCActtattgtttattttgataaaatgtttttaaaaattgttgattagtactataatttattgACATAATTTATTGTAAGTTTTATTAagcttaaaaaaattaaaacaataatactta is part of the Salvia splendens isolate huo1 chromosome 6, SspV2, whole genome shotgun sequence genome and encodes:
- the LOC121807259 gene encoding uncharacterized protein LOC121807259 — protein: MGQVVKKKKKGRPAKADPKQTERDLRRSHRRRSVKYVFDLDDYFDEDEEDQRRREKNLKHLLKLQSGGEPEQTNRRTQQPSCSSDVKPSKKRKIGEQMDEDVDDRNEYNDEDEEEVRDSRPQLKEEDSQPGSPCELPLPDEKTLELILDKLQRKDIYGVYAEPVDPEELPDYFDMIDHPMDFATVRNNLRNGLYATFKQFESDVFLICSNAMQYNAPDTIYHKQARTIQELAKRKFDKIRLTFEHNDKPEQKSKSGSLSKKQIKRPLIRTGKEPVGSDFSSGATLATAGDIQNVTSVVSEKAGCIDRLVEGSSFFNDNNLDKQEDLLSGRALPSRFGRRSTFVLEENCHVTYNISQDEYRRATYNISLSQPMNCSGSIFSTFDGETKHLMPVGLYSDHSYARSLSRFAATLGSVAWKVASKRIEQALPQGFKFGQGWVGEYESLPTPVLMLENCSVKEPPFFMKVQPAVEPRNFNKVPLISNASKEIPGNIPFFEQKLSFLGPAGIRSPAPIIMAQPIRGSISETKQSFFLSPGIRPSGSHNLSYVNQNSQSRNLLESDKKAQKQVQSNSPRALSRAATGSVGSRQLPRRSEVEASRFVDSSPKNMHFLQSGSSKQPDHNNGVAFGGLPNGRVNSNKADGNTVISSSGESTKPPSYYPHEQGQGLSDPVQLMRMLANHNQQKSCNQSSGNAPQVLTSQPSLGSSGWNGNDPNNAAMAAARVWMSVGAAGLRPVTENANPNKNHMYGDPVYNPSRNIQSQIRGEFPSSGMQVRPDKNSAPMHAFVPQGPVPMLVGNQIQFQNQRMMFPADLSRLQLQSSWHNVNPQMHSRQKQESLPPDLNIGFQSSGSPGRPSSGVLVDSQQPDLALQL